The Dysidea avara chromosome 11, odDysAvar1.4, whole genome shotgun sequence genome includes the window ACAATCACCAATAGTACTACACCACCCACAGCAACTCCTATAATGACCTTCAATTCAGTTCCATTGTTGTCACTTTCCTCATCTGCAGTTGACATCACTGTGGGGATATTACATTGCCTTGTGTATTTACTTACATATAATACCATGTATGGCTCAAGAAATTTGTAAACCTTGTATTTTAGTGACATCATAACACAAACAGTTTGTACTAGCTAGCACCTACGTTAACAGCATTACTTTTTGTCTTTCAATCATGTGATGATGTTTTTTTGCAAATCAGATAAATTGTAAACATTTTATACGTATGTGGGTGCTCTTATTGTACCCATTAAAAGTTATGGCTAGAGAGAGTAAATCACGTGTAAAAAAGTTTGGTAGTAATGTGTAATGCATAAAGAAGTTTAATCATGGTGTACCGTTCTTGTTTCCTCTTGTTGCCAAGTGCATAACATGAAGAAGGAGACAACAAACAGATACAATACATACTCACCTGGCAATGGCCATGTTATCATTTCTGCTGGTCCTGTCCCGACAGAATTTGATGTATACATTTTAATAGTATATGTCTGGTTAGCCATCAGGTTAAGTGGGTAACTTGTAGCATCAGGTGACAGAAGTATCTGCACGCCAGTCTCATTTTGTAATCCATACTCTAGCTGTTAAAAAGTAGAACTAGTTTTATGGCTATatacagtaaaataattatagtatgaTAGCTATCCCTATAGTGCTGCTTTGTATATACTGCTACTCTTGTTAACAAGGTCAGGTATTGTCAAGAAAGGCAGCTACAGCCAGGGTGTACTTCGTGATCTCATTTAAATCCATTACAAAGTCAATTCACCACTGGCATTTGATAGTGACACCTTTAATTCACTGTGTACTAATGTTATTATAGTTAATGTATAATTAATATGTTATTATTCATGACACTTTTATATGGCAATGTTTAATTGCAGGTGGTGAAAAATAGGAAATTGCTGTGTAACAACACTATAAACACTCCACTGACCTTGTATCCTAAAATGGCTCCATTTGACTCTTCTGGTTTATCCCATTGTAAAACAAAATCATCTGTCTTTTGGTCGAAATTCACCACCCTCAGGTTCTGTGGTGGTCCAGGCTCTGTACAATATTATAGTATAGCTGTATACGTATACATGTGACACGTGCACAATTATGCAACAAAGGCTAGCAATGCACAAATAGCACAAGCAACTTAGAATTTATTTTCCACCTCAACGTATACGTACACTGCAACAAAAATCATAACTCACTATCTTCTCCTGACAATGGTAATAGAGAGTCACTCATAGGTCCTGTACCATTAGCATTTATAGCTGCAACCCTCACATCATAAATTATGTATGGTACAAGGTTACTGAGGGTCACACTGTGTCTACCAGACTGGCAATCCCCTGTATCATCAATACCTCTAGCAGTGCTGCCAGTGTCACATCTGTTGGCTGCAATTACTACACTCTGCTCATCACTTCTATTTCTTAGTGTTATTATGTAGTTTGTAATTTGTCCATTGCGGTCTAGTAGCCTTGGTTCAGTCCATGATACTACCATTGCTGATGGATTAGTGGAGTGACCTCTCAGATATATCGGAGGTCCTGAAGGAGCTAAATAAAAGTATCGTTGTATGTACGGTAGATCATATTATTGATTAATGCATGTGCCATACCTGATGTCCATGTGTTAATAGTCACCATTGATTTTGTAAATGAATCATTCATGGAAACTATTGAAAAAGTGTACATTGCTACTTCTTCCAAGTTGCTGATGGAGGTGGATACAAGTTGGTCAATTTTGTTTGGATCTTGACAAAAGTCAAACACTTCATCATCAGTTCGTTGCCATTGTTCCTTCCTATCATCCAGTGATGCAGCCCATGTTAGTTTGTGACTGTCCACGCTGGAACAGTTCCACTCTACATGAACGAATGTCGGTGACAATGGGACTATCCGCAGTGCTAAGTGATCTGGAAAACAAAACGAGCACGATTGCATTGTAAACAGTTATACTTATTCGTTCTTCAAGTAGTAGGTTACTGTAcaccctactattattaactcttggtattatcaTGAGAATCatctggattgattgtagaggcgtTTCTCGTACTATTCTTTCCATATAGTGGGTGGAACAAATTTGAAAGGAAATGGAATGACCACATCACTTTTCAATGCACTTTCATTGATTGATAGTCAGCGTACATGTCAATTTGCTAATTTATTTTTATGACAAgtattatttgtgaccggatttgcgaaaaggggtcttccacacacacccaATTCTATGAATTTGGAAGAATTTAGTGTTCAAAACACACACAAGCTTGAGCTTTTCACCATCCATTCACCAATTATGGTGCACACTACTGAGAAAATTTCAAGGCAAAATCTTTTCCCaaactgaagttatgaattgtcaaagttggtaaattggatgtgtgtggaaaaccccttttcgcaaatccagtcacatttatctACAGGCTGTCCTACTTTTTATGTGCAAACTAGAAGTGATGAATCACATTAAGCCTACTATTAAGCCAACAACAATTATAGCTATtctatatactgtacactgaATATTGCAGCAAAAGCAGAATCTTTGTAGCTATAGCTTTTGTATTATAATACGTATTATGCATAAAAATTGAGTTGCACAGCTGTTCATAATTTATAGAAACAAATTTAGTATAGTCTGACCTTCATGTATGGCATCTGTTGGTAGAATAACTTCTAGTTGTAGAACCATAATACTCCAGAGAAGAATCTGAGTCAACATTTCTCCACTGTGATCAACCTTCCAATGCCTAAAGCTGTAACTCTGTGCTGAAATGACTAACTGGCTGTTCTCATCTAATAAATAGTGATAGGAATCAATGGTTGATTTCCCAATGGCTTCAGTGGTGTCCACACCCAGATACAACCCAAAATCCACTTCAAATATAGCTCAATTATCCCCAACAATATGATTAACTCAAATATGGTTATACAGTGAAGGGATTGGTTGGCCTACAACAATGGTAAATAACCACATAGATATGTATTTACAGTGGGCAGTAAATATGATGCCATAAAATTAGgatactatatacatgtatagttttgTTGTCTGATACATAAACATGGAAGGGTTCATTCTTTGAACTGTTCCACTTGAGTCACATGTGGCCTCATTGTTAACAGTTCTTTAAGATTCTCTACACATAAATACATAATAGAACAACAGAAATACAAAGTAACTTGATGTTCAAGTAGGTAGGTATAAGTTGTAGGCATCTTTTCTTATTGATGTAATGTTAAGTTTTGTGCAGTAGTTTACCTATTGTTTGTTTGACAACACACCTAATATAGACATACATCATAATATTCCCATTAACCATTCCCAACAGATCCAATTAACCATCCTGTAAAGGATAAACTGGAACAATAATATAGAAGTAACGCAACTCAATTAAAGCAGCGCATTTGTCTAGAAGCCTTCTAAGTCAAGTGGTGGGTGTACTTTTGACTCAATCACATTGTTGCAAACTAGTATATGAGCAGCATACCTGttcagtggcagatacaggggggttgcaatgaaACCCTCTCTGAAAATAGCGTGTGCCCCTAATTTATTTACGATTcggccaaacttcatacttttgcctttgaaaatGAGCATTACATCGTTCAACAGCAGGcagtgactttttttttgtggtcttcaacttaaactgagctaggctgaagttgcaattccagagtggacaCCCCTGACAGTTAAGAAACTTCCTCAACCTGAAACACCCTCTGAacatttctagatccgccactgcattaATATTGTCACTGTAATTTTTCTCTCTCACTGCACTTGTACCATTGCATGCGCATTGCAtgtagtccagtcattttactgtttaacctttaactaattgcaacaaaaacagtttcaactgtttctggtacagaaaaatgtgctTTACAACATATTAAAAGTCTCGGTGAGTCTCGTGAGGGGAAAGTGCTTTTTTGTGAccttttatggccatttttagTTATTTTCAGTTCTATTTCATCTGTGCATTATCCAAACCACTTAAATTGGGTACAAAATGATTGGTCTTACCATAAGCAACAATTTGATACTTGTTTGGTGTCCATAGCTTAATCTGTTTCaaagttataaccattttaCCTGTCACTTTAGTTTCGCCCACGCATATAATTGAATTTTGTTAAAGCAATTTCTTTCTGGATTAATGATATTTTAACCATGGCAGGAGACAAGTTTTCACAACAGAGGGTCATGATGAAACCTTATATGtatttgttaccatggaaacacaTAAGTGTGTACTTTTGTACAGttattgtgataattattgTAAGATATCAACAACACTTCAGATGATATGCATTACGGAAGATGTACACAACTGAGTCTAAAGTAGAATGAGTGCAATACAAATATAGTTACTCATATCttcatcattatcattatcatcattatcatcattgcTTTTGATTACTTCTGAAATAGTACATCCCGACTCTCTGTATTTGCCACAAGCAACAGAAAACGTTTTGCTTacttattaatttatttttactgGGCAGACAGCAATTGCCGATGCACCCAGGGAGTGATGAACACTAAAGACATCACATTTACACAAAACATACAGCAAACGATTAGATAGACAATAAGCAATTGGTAAATGTATCTACAtatgttttctgattctatgaGACAGCTACTGGTAACctgttccaatctttgattgttctCCAAAATAAAGTGTTGGTAATAACTGGACCGTACTGGGTTGGAAAATTTGGTGAGTGTGGTGGTGTCTGGTGGATTACTGATTTGACAAGAAATTTGGTGGAACAGATAATCCTGATAAGTTGTTGATCCCTTCATAAAATGTTTGCAGTTGATCAATTCTTTGTCTAGATTCGAGTGACGGCCAATCTAAATCTCTAGtaattataaatcaataacactggtaagtctattAGATAGTACACTCAGCCTGACAGTCACATCTGGTTATGCTATCATGCCAGTCTGGAGTCTCAGTCTACTTTTTCTTCCAATAAATGTGCAAAAAAGCTGAACATCAAGGCTATAAATGAGTAATTGGGTCCTTTCTCTGCATGCATTCCTTGGCTGTGGTACTACCTCACACCTGTATGGTATCGTAAAGTGCACATATCCATCAAGTCATTTGAGAACAAGCCAAACCTGTAATGTTAAAGAGTCAGCTACCCCTGAAGAAATTTCCGTTGAAGAACAAACATTAGATATTTTGTACAATTTGACACCTGGTGAGTCACTAAAATTCTGTGCCACAAACATATCAACAAAAATTTGCCACAAACGCATCTTTTACCCATCCATACAAAATGCTAAGTTTATTTTCAAATATTTGAGTGAAGAGGTAGCTGAGGCAAAATGAACCCCCTACAATGGGCATGAAACTCCATTACTTTCTGATTTGCCACAAGCACCAAGTGAGGCTGACTTTAGCTGGCAGTATGAAGTGTACAACTGCACATGCAAGAAGCACAATGTGAAATGCTCTGTTGCTTATGGGAAGGCCAGGATGTACTAAATCAGAAGTACTTGAAAACAATTTTACTTTAAACTTGCACCAACTCAGTTGTGTACATCTTCTGTAATGCATATCATCTGAAGAATTGTTCATATcttacaataattacaataactgTACAAAAGTATGTACTTATGTGTTCCATGGTAACAAATACATCTAAGGTTTCATCATGACCCTCTGTTGTGAAAATGTGTCTCCTGCCATGGTTAAAGTATCATTAATCCAGAAAGAAATTGCTTTAAACAAAATTCAATTATATGCGTGGGCAAGACTAAAGTGACTGGtaaaatggttataactttTGAACAGATTAAGGTATGGTCACCAAACAAGTATCACATTGTTCCTTATGGTAAGACCAATCATTTTGTACCCAATTTGAGTGGTTTTGATAATGCACAGATGAAATAGAACTGAAAATCACTAAAACTGGCCATAAAAGGTCACAAAAAAGCACTTTCCCTTCACAAGACTCACCGAGACTTTTAATATGTTGTAGAGCACACTTTTCTGTACCAGAAATAGTTGAAACtgtttttgttgcaattagttaaaggttgacccatttttttggctaaaatgactggactaatgGACCATCCTTCTGTATGACATGGACACATTGTTATTTGAATATCTGCACACATAAAATTTAAATATGCATGTAAACTCAGTAAAACAAAATTCATTAACAATGGTATAACAATTTAATAAATACATCTCTGCATGACGGCAAAATAGTAAAAcatattatacatactgtaaaagATTATATGCTACGTAAATGCATATATTTACACCAACACAACACAGACCTGCATTTTCTGTAAAAACGTAAAATGTACATAAATAAAAAGTGACAAAGAACACAATATATTAGACCCAATGTAATCACTGCATGGTTATTTATTGTATGATGGGTTGATTGTCATCGGTACATGTAGGTTAACATATACAGGAACAGTGTAAAATCTTCCGTTTAGCTCAACTTGAGTAATTATGGAATTGTCAGTACATGAACCAAATGAATGGCTCAATGCTTCCCTGTTACTAGGCACATGTTTGTTCTTGTGGTGTTTTGACTTGTGCTTAGTTGCTGTATCATCTAGACCAGCTTTAGTCGCAATGTCTGTCACATCCACTACAGCATATGGTTTCACTAGTTTCTTTTTCTTCACTTGAGCACTTTTGTGTGCATCCAGTTTAgatgtggtcattgtggtcATGTTAGCAGATAACAGTTGTATGGGCTCTGATTTCATCATCATCACGTCTTTGTCGGTAATACTAGGCCTCTCTTCACTACCAGCTAGATATTCTAAACTAGCAGGGTCTGTTCTAGCATTTGGTGCAATATTCACTGAACCAACTGGGACTTCATAATCAACTGGTTTCGGATCATGGAAAATTTGGAGGTACCCTGGATGTGAATACAACTTCTTCCTTAATCTATATTCATTTCCAATGGTGGACACTACACTGACATAATGTGATCCCTTGTTTTGGTTGATAAGCTTTCTTCTTCTACAGGAAGAAGATAATTGAGCATTTAAATATACATATTTGGTACAAATGTACATAATGTATTTAGCTACTGGTTTACAATGAAATAAAAGATTTACCTTTTAATTAACCATAGTGATATGATTATAACTGTTATCACAACTGCAACCAGAGAGATGGTTACCCCAGCAGCAATACCCCCAGCATTACTAGCTTTGTCGTGATCACCAACTGAGGTTGTATTTGGGACAGTAGTATTGGTTGGGCCAGTAGAATTTGCTGTAAAAGTGAAATAGATAACATATGACTATTATTATACACAAAAACCAGCACTGCTTTGTTATTGTTAAACTTAAGACACGGCT containing:
- the LOC136237863 gene encoding uncharacterized protein isoform X2 — translated: MRGVKYMCIACVFLLLIATTSGQKSCGGRNLFTRFRVQSHIPASIVITLRLPTACVMDAMPRQYRILYGMNNGVLNTITHTYSSQNETITLSDLIPNRKYVVLIIAVYSDGEERFSCTKFIRSGANSTSVGDHDKANIAPIAAGISASGIIVAVVVTVIIISLWLIKRRKLINQNKGSHYVSVVSTIGNEYRLRKKLYSHPGYLQIFHDPKPVDYEVPVGSVNIAPNARTDPASLEYLAGSEERPSITDKDVMMMKSEPIQLLSANMTTMTTSKLDAHKSAQVKKKKLVKPYAVVDVTDIATKAGLDDTATKHKSKHHKNKHVPSNREALSHSFGSCTDNSIITQVELNGRFYTVPVYVNLHVPMTINPSYNK
- the LOC136237863 gene encoding uncharacterized protein isoform X1, giving the protein MRGVKYMCIACVFLLLITTTSGQKRCGKRLFTKFELETDDPATISIKLNLSTSCVNNNATPSHYHILYGISNGFLNRAIHNYSSQNQTIHLRNLTPKKKYMVLVIAKYSDGGERFSRAKLIRSGANSTGPTNTTVPNTTSVGDHDKASNAGGIAAGVTISLVAVVITVIIISLWLIKRRRKLINQNKGSHYVSVVSTIGNEYRLRKKLYSHPGYLQIFHDPKPVDYEVPVGSVNIAPNARTDPASLEYLAGSEERPSITDKDVMMMKSEPIQLLSANMTTMTTSKLDAHKSAQVKKKKLVKPYAVVDVTDIATKAGLDDTATKHKSKHHKNKHVPSNREALSHSFGSCTDNSIITQVELNGRFYTVPVYVNLHVPMTINPSYNK
- the LOC136237810 gene encoding cell adhesion molecule Dscam1-like, with protein sequence MLTQILLWSIMVLQLEVILPTDAIHEDHLALRIVPLSPTFVHVEWNCSSVDSHKLTWAASLDDRKEQWQRTDDEVFDFCQDPNKIDQLVSTSISNLEEVAMYTFSIVSMNDSFTKSMVTINTWTSAPSGPPIYLRGHSTNPSAMVVSWTEPRLLDRNGQITNYIITLRNRSDEQSVVIAANRCDTGSTARGIDDTGDCQSGRHSVTLSNLVPYIIYDVRVAAINANGTGPMSDSLLPLSGEDKPGPPQNLRVVNFDQKTDDFVLQWDKPEESNGAILGYKLEYGLQNETGVQILLSPDATSYPLNLMANQTYTIKMYTSNSVGTGPAEMITWPLPVMSTADEESDNNGTELKVIIGVAVGGVVLLVIVIITIIVCVRIGCNKCKKTPKESTPRRVKTSLFYPVTAITNRLGTATVVNEGYAVTGPPTLPYDYPYIEVNGGISANSVSTFHPPGNRTRRSKKNSKRNSTNTLGYIEVNQNTQSTTAGYATLRQSNGSSIVEQSIGGTDNQYVKMNAVTEEPSHSPVERQVDTNNLLSPPASSTSQTNTSTNSGYITIHN